The following are encoded together in the Variovorax sp. PBS-H4 genome:
- a CDS encoding branched-chain amino acid ABC transporter permease, with amino-acid sequence MLTILFDGIAYGMLLFVLAVGLAVTLGLMNFINLAHGAFAMAGGYLTVFAMQKAGVPFLACLPLAFVLVGLLGALLERTLYRPMYGKSHLDQVLFSIGLAFMAVAAVDYFVGSSQQNVHLPEWLRGRTEIGDGALLLGMGHYRVFIIVLCALLTVVLQLILSKTRFGSRLRAAVDDPRVAAGLGINVNVVFLATFAVGSGLAGLGGALGAEILGMDPTFPLKYMIYFLIVVSVGGTSSITGPLLAALLLGIADVAGKYFIPKMGAFTVYLLMILILMWRPQGLFTRRGGGR; translated from the coding sequence ATGCTAACCATACTCTTCGACGGCATCGCCTACGGCATGCTGCTGTTCGTGCTCGCGGTCGGCCTGGCCGTCACGCTGGGGCTGATGAACTTTATCAACCTCGCGCACGGGGCTTTCGCGATGGCCGGCGGCTACCTGACGGTGTTCGCGATGCAGAAGGCGGGCGTTCCCTTTCTGGCCTGCCTGCCGCTCGCCTTCGTGCTGGTGGGGCTGCTGGGCGCGCTGCTGGAGCGCACGCTGTACCGGCCGATGTATGGCAAATCGCACCTGGACCAGGTGCTGTTCTCGATCGGTCTGGCATTCATGGCGGTGGCTGCGGTCGATTATTTCGTCGGCTCCTCGCAGCAGAACGTCCACTTGCCCGAGTGGCTGCGCGGGCGCACCGAGATCGGTGACGGCGCGCTGCTGCTGGGCATGGGTCACTACCGCGTCTTCATCATCGTGCTGTGTGCGTTGCTCACGGTGGTGCTGCAGCTCATCCTGTCGAAGACGCGCTTCGGCAGCCGGCTGCGCGCGGCGGTGGACGATCCGCGCGTGGCGGCAGGGCTGGGCATCAACGTCAACGTGGTGTTCCTGGCGACCTTCGCGGTGGGTTCGGGCCTGGCGGGGCTCGGCGGCGCACTGGGCGCCGAGATCCTCGGCATGGACCCGACCTTCCCGCTGAAGTACATGATCTATTTCCTGATCGTGGTGTCGGTCGGCGGCACCTCGTCGATCACCGGGCCGCTGCTGGCCGCGCTGCTGCTCGGCATCGCCGACGTGGCGGGCAAGTACTTCATCCCGAAGATGGGGGCCTTCACGGTCTACCTGCTGATGATCCTGATCCTGATGTGGCGCCCGCAGGGCCTGTTCACGCGGCGAGGCGGCGGGCGATGA
- a CDS encoding ABC transporter substrate-binding protein — protein sequence MQRRHLVQAASLTAFALAMPLAQAQGNTFKIGLVLPMTGQQATTGRQIEAAARLYMAQNGDTVAGKKIELIVKDDTSLPDVTKRLAQELVVNDKVNVLAGFGITPSAMATAPIATQSKTPMVVMAAATSSITEASPYVVRTSFTLPQVSVAMGDWAPKNGIKSVVTLVTDYGPGNDAEKFFAERFQLNGGKVLDKLRVPLRNPDFAPFLQKVRDAKPDALFVFVPSGAGAAVMKQFIERGMDKAGIKMIATGDVTDDDQLNDMGDGALGVVTTHHYSAAHPSPANKKFVEAFQKANKNMRPNFMAIGGYDGMRVIYEALKATKGQGGGDALLAAMKGQLFESPRGQVLIDAQTRDIVQDVYLRKVEKKDGQLYNVEFDVIKAVKDPGKNKQ from the coding sequence ATGCAACGTCGCCACCTCGTGCAGGCCGCGAGCCTCACGGCCTTCGCCCTGGCCATGCCGCTGGCGCAGGCCCAGGGCAACACCTTCAAGATCGGCCTGGTACTGCCGATGACAGGGCAGCAGGCCACCACCGGCCGCCAGATCGAGGCCGCGGCCCGGCTCTACATGGCGCAGAACGGCGACACCGTCGCGGGCAAGAAGATCGAGCTGATCGTCAAGGACGACACCAGCCTGCCCGACGTGACCAAGCGCCTGGCGCAGGAACTCGTGGTGAACGACAAGGTCAACGTGCTGGCGGGCTTCGGCATCACGCCGTCGGCCATGGCGACGGCGCCGATCGCCACACAGTCCAAGACGCCGATGGTGGTGATGGCCGCCGCCACTTCCAGCATCACGGAGGCTTCTCCCTACGTCGTGCGCACCAGCTTCACGCTGCCGCAGGTCTCGGTTGCCATGGGCGACTGGGCGCCCAAGAACGGAATCAAGTCGGTGGTCACGCTGGTGACCGACTATGGCCCCGGCAACGACGCCGAGAAGTTCTTCGCCGAGCGCTTCCAGCTGAACGGCGGCAAGGTACTCGACAAGCTTCGCGTGCCGTTGCGCAACCCCGATTTCGCACCCTTCCTGCAGAAGGTGCGTGACGCCAAGCCCGATGCGCTGTTCGTCTTCGTGCCCTCGGGTGCAGGCGCCGCGGTGATGAAGCAGTTCATCGAGCGCGGCATGGACAAGGCCGGCATCAAGATGATCGCCACCGGCGACGTGACCGATGACGACCAGCTCAACGACATGGGCGACGGCGCGCTGGGCGTTGTCACCACGCACCACTATTCGGCGGCTCACCCGTCGCCGGCCAACAAGAAGTTCGTCGAGGCCTTCCAGAAGGCCAACAAGAACATGCGGCCCAACTTCATGGCGATCGGCGGCTACGACGGCATGCGCGTGATCTACGAGGCGCTCAAGGCCACCAAGGGGCAGGGCGGCGGCGACGCGCTGCTGGCGGCGATGAAGGGCCAGCTCTTCGAAAGCCCGCGCGGCCAGGTGCTGATCGATGCGCAGACGCGCGACATCGTGCAGGACGTGTACCTGCGCAAGGTCGAGAAGAAGGACGGGCAGCTCTACAACGTCGAGTTCGACGTGATCAAGGCGGTGAAGGATCCGGGCAAGAACAAGCAGTGA
- a CDS encoding PDR/VanB family oxidoreductase: MNSEIHWMPARITACRDLTPTVREFELTPESGLAASHEPGSHLQVQVLVGTTGAGRMQTRHYSLVGEPDGRTWRIAVKRLDDGRGGSLAMWRLAPGDRLLVTQPQNHFGLDITAPGYLLVAGGIGITPMVFMAQRLGALAARRGVAVRLLYGARSEKELAYLASLQAALGSAATSSIQTHIGHAPIDFAAEIAALPEGGQLYTCGPVPMLEAVKRAWAAAGRPPADLRFETFGSSGRLPVQAFEVRIPRHDLSIQVPAESSLLEALEAAGVQTLWDCRRGECGLCAMDVLAVEGEIDHRDVFLSEQEKREGRRICACVSRAVGCITLDSAWRPDTP; encoded by the coding sequence ATGAACAGCGAAATCCACTGGATGCCTGCGCGCATCACCGCCTGCCGCGACCTGACGCCCACCGTACGCGAATTCGAACTCACGCCCGAATCGGGCTTGGCAGCGAGCCATGAGCCGGGGTCTCACTTGCAGGTCCAGGTGCTCGTGGGCACGACGGGCGCCGGCCGGATGCAGACGCGCCACTACTCGCTGGTGGGCGAGCCTGACGGGCGCACCTGGCGCATCGCCGTCAAGCGCCTGGACGACGGCCGGGGCGGGTCGCTCGCGATGTGGCGGCTGGCGCCCGGCGATCGGCTGCTGGTGACGCAGCCGCAGAACCACTTCGGGCTCGACATCACGGCGCCCGGCTACCTGCTGGTGGCGGGCGGCATCGGCATCACGCCGATGGTCTTCATGGCGCAGCGCCTGGGCGCGCTGGCCGCACGCAGGGGGGTGGCGGTGCGCCTGCTCTACGGCGCGCGCTCGGAGAAGGAACTGGCCTATCTTGCGTCGCTGCAGGCAGCGCTGGGCAGCGCGGCGACCAGCAGCATCCAGACCCATATCGGCCATGCGCCCATCGATTTTGCGGCCGAGATCGCGGCGCTGCCCGAAGGCGGCCAGCTCTACACCTGCGGACCGGTGCCGATGCTGGAGGCGGTCAAGCGCGCCTGGGCGGCGGCGGGGCGGCCCCCGGCGGACCTGCGTTTCGAGACCTTCGGCAGCAGCGGCCGGCTGCCCGTGCAGGCATTCGAAGTGCGCATTCCGCGCCACGACCTCAGCATCCAGGTGCCAGCGGAAAGCAGCCTGCTCGAAGCGCTCGAAGCTGCCGGCGTGCAGACGCTGTGGGATTGCCGCCGTGGCGAATGCGGCCTGTGCGCGATGGACGTGCTCGCGGTCGAGGGCGAGATCGACCACCGCGACGTGTTCCTCAGCGAACAGGAGAAGCGCGAAGGCCGGCGCATCTGCGCCTGCGTGTCGCGCGCCGTGGGCTGCATCACGCTCGATTCCGCCTGGCGGCCCGACACGCCGTGA
- a CDS encoding GntR family transcriptional regulator, translating into MSGGAEASEAGSSQAVKAQLRLREMVLAGELPGGTRIAEVAISEQLGVSRTPVRSALMRLEQEGLLEALPNGGYAVRTFSERDVADAIELRGTLEGLSARLAAERGAAPVVLREARACLRRIDELLREPALDDAAFSRYVEFNGQFHRLLSEMAGSPLLAQQMERVINLPFASPSAFVVVQANSPAARDMLVIAQDQHGQVLDAIENREGSRAESLMREHSRLAQRNLREALHGAHIHPLPGVQLIRRRA; encoded by the coding sequence GTGAGTGGCGGTGCGGAAGCCAGCGAGGCCGGCAGCTCGCAGGCCGTGAAGGCCCAGCTGAGGCTGCGCGAAATGGTGCTGGCGGGCGAGCTGCCCGGTGGCACGCGCATCGCCGAAGTCGCGATCTCGGAGCAACTCGGCGTGTCGCGCACGCCGGTGCGCAGCGCGCTCATGCGGCTCGAGCAGGAGGGCCTGCTCGAAGCCCTGCCGAACGGCGGCTATGCGGTGCGCACCTTTTCCGAGCGCGACGTTGCCGACGCCATCGAGCTGCGCGGCACGCTCGAAGGCCTGTCCGCGCGGCTCGCAGCCGAGCGCGGCGCAGCGCCCGTGGTGCTGCGCGAGGCGCGCGCCTGCCTGCGCCGCATCGACGAGCTGCTGAGAGAACCCGCGCTCGACGACGCAGCCTTCTCGCGCTATGTGGAATTCAACGGGCAGTTCCACCGGCTGCTGTCGGAGATGGCCGGCAGCCCGCTGCTCGCGCAGCAGATGGAACGCGTGATCAACCTTCCGTTTGCCTCCCCCTCGGCCTTCGTGGTGGTGCAAGCAAACTCGCCGGCCGCGCGTGACATGCTCGTGATCGCGCAGGACCAGCACGGCCAGGTGCTGGACGCGATCGAAAACCGCGAGGGCTCGCGTGCCGAGTCGCTGATGCGCGAGCACAGCCGCCTGGCGCAGCGCAACCTGCGCGAGGCGCTGCACGGCGCACACATCCACCCGCTGCCCGGCGTGCAGCTGATCCGCCGTCGGGCATGA
- a CDS encoding aromatic ring-hydroxylating dioxygenase subunit alpha, translating into MSRSKSHFPLDAWYAAAYDVEVKHSLLARTVCNQKLVLYRRRDGQVAALEDACWHRLMPLSLGRLEGDELVCGYHGLVYNSQGRCTHMPSQETLNPSACVRAYPAVEKHRFVWIWPGDPAKADPALVPDMHWNDDPDWAGDGKMIRVACDYRLVVDNLMDLTHETFVHGSSIGNRAVAEAPFVATHGDRSATVTRWMENIDAPPFWAAQIRHARGYEGKVDRWQIIRFEGPCTVNIDVGVAPAGSGAVPREGHAGDRSRGVNGYVLNTITPETDTSCLYFWAFARNYCIGEQRLTHELREGVAGIFREDELVLEAQQRAMDERPGRDFNNLNIDAGAMWARRLIDQLIAKERPIASTIPIRPAPVAEGA; encoded by the coding sequence ATGAGTCGCTCCAAAAGCCATTTTCCACTCGACGCCTGGTATGCGGCGGCCTACGACGTCGAGGTCAAGCACAGCCTGTTGGCACGGACCGTCTGCAACCAGAAACTGGTGCTGTACCGGCGCAGAGACGGCCAGGTCGCTGCGCTGGAAGACGCCTGCTGGCACCGCCTGATGCCGCTGTCCCTCGGCCGCCTCGAGGGCGACGAACTGGTGTGCGGCTACCACGGCCTGGTCTACAACAGCCAGGGCCGCTGTACCCACATGCCCAGCCAGGAGACCCTCAATCCCTCGGCCTGCGTGCGCGCCTATCCGGCGGTGGAGAAGCACCGCTTCGTGTGGATCTGGCCCGGCGACCCCGCCAAGGCCGACCCGGCGCTGGTGCCGGACATGCACTGGAACGACGACCCGGATTGGGCCGGCGACGGCAAGATGATCCGCGTGGCTTGCGACTACCGGCTGGTGGTCGACAACCTGATGGACCTCACGCACGAGACGTTCGTGCACGGCTCATCCATCGGCAACCGAGCGGTGGCGGAAGCGCCTTTCGTCGCGACGCACGGCGACCGCTCGGCGACCGTCACGCGCTGGATGGAGAACATCGACGCCCCGCCGTTCTGGGCTGCGCAGATCCGCCATGCCCGTGGTTACGAGGGCAAGGTCGACCGCTGGCAGATCATCCGCTTCGAGGGCCCGTGCACGGTCAACATCGACGTGGGCGTCGCTCCGGCAGGCAGCGGCGCAGTGCCGCGCGAGGGTCATGCGGGTGATCGCAGCCGGGGCGTGAATGGCTACGTGCTCAACACCATCACGCCCGAGACCGACACGAGCTGCCTCTATTTCTGGGCGTTCGCGCGCAACTACTGCATCGGCGAGCAGCGGCTCACGCACGAGCTGCGCGAGGGCGTGGCCGGCATCTTCCGCGAGGACGAGCTGGTGCTCGAGGCGCAGCAGCGCGCGATGGACGAGCGCCCCGGACGCGATTTCAACAACCTCAACATCGACGCCGGCGCGATGTGGGCGCGCCGGTTGATCGATCAGCTGATCGCGAAGGAGCGGCCGATCGCGTCCACCATCCCGATCCGGCCGGCGCCGGTGGCGGAGGGCGCGTGA
- a CDS encoding 5-methyltetrahydropteroyltriglutamate--homocysteine S-methyltransferase translates to MSEHARLPARYDHVGSFLRPQYLLEAREQKAKGEITPEQLRKVEDKAITEIVKFQEDIGLKSITDGEFRRTYFHIDFLEQLGGVKTDIPVTIRKPDGTEELAPPVMRVIDKVTHAKAIQLADFQYLKSQVSPGNTPKVTIPSPTMLHFRGGRAGISKQAYPELDPAFYDDVARAYGDELRSLAAAGCTYVQMDDTNLAYLCDEKMREAARQRGDDPNELPHRYAAFINKVVAQKPAGMTLAMHLCRGNFKSTHAAAGNYEPVAEALLKEMDLDAYFLEYDDARSGDFRPLRFLPKGKTVVLGLVTTKFGQLEDKDELKQRIEAAAKYVPLEQLALSPQCGFSSTVHGNKIAVDDQRNKLRLVVETAQEVWGST, encoded by the coding sequence ATGTCAGAACACGCCCGCCTGCCTGCCCGCTATGACCACGTCGGCAGCTTCCTGCGCCCCCAATACCTGCTCGAAGCGCGCGAGCAGAAGGCCAAGGGCGAGATCACGCCCGAACAGCTTCGCAAGGTCGAAGACAAGGCCATCACCGAGATCGTCAAGTTCCAGGAGGACATCGGCCTCAAGAGCATCACCGACGGCGAATTTCGCCGCACCTACTTCCACATCGACTTCCTGGAGCAGCTCGGCGGCGTGAAGACCGACATCCCGGTCACCATCCGCAAGCCCGATGGCACCGAAGAGCTCGCCCCCCCGGTGATGCGCGTCATCGACAAGGTGACCCACGCCAAGGCCATCCAGCTTGCCGACTTCCAGTACCTCAAGAGCCAGGTCTCGCCCGGCAACACGCCCAAGGTCACCATCCCGTCGCCGACGATGCTGCATTTCCGCGGCGGCCGCGCCGGCATCAGCAAGCAGGCCTACCCCGAGCTCGACCCGGCCTTCTACGACGACGTGGCCCGCGCGTACGGCGACGAGCTGCGCTCGCTCGCCGCGGCCGGCTGCACCTACGTGCAGATGGACGACACCAACCTGGCGTACCTGTGCGACGAGAAGATGCGCGAAGCGGCCCGCCAGCGCGGCGACGACCCCAACGAGCTGCCGCACCGCTATGCCGCCTTCATCAACAAGGTGGTGGCGCAAAAGCCTGCGGGCATGACGCTTGCGATGCACCTGTGCCGCGGCAACTTCAAGAGCACGCATGCCGCGGCCGGCAACTACGAGCCGGTGGCCGAGGCGCTGCTCAAGGAAATGGACCTGGACGCCTACTTCCTCGAATACGACGACGCACGTTCCGGCGACTTCCGGCCGCTGCGCTTCCTGCCCAAGGGCAAGACCGTGGTGCTCGGGCTGGTGACCACCAAGTTCGGCCAGCTCGAGGACAAGGACGAGCTCAAGCAGCGCATCGAGGCTGCCGCCAAGTACGTGCCGCTGGAGCAACTGGCGCTGTCGCCGCAATGCGGCTTCTCCAGCACGGTGCACGGCAACAAGATCGCCGTCGACGACCAGCGCAACAAGCTGCGCCTGGTGGTCGAGACCGCACAGGAGGTCTGGGGCTCGACCTGA
- a CDS encoding glutathione S-transferase family protein yields MKLFTGPLSMFGAKAQIAALEKGIAIEAVMVPFDKDDNYLPKHPEVLRVNPKRQVPVLIDGEVEVFDSTQIFEYLEDKVPEPPLWPRDVAARAGARQLEHLSDEVFFPHVIKLMGLQHDMGSEAAITACAACARFYEQMEQHLTQADYLAGPYSFADIAFYMAQVFADRKGAGMTDATPRLLAWRERVGARPAVRAVVGPMMRFLASEGRPVPAALQSHLGPVNA; encoded by the coding sequence ATGAAGCTCTTCACCGGCCCCCTCAGCATGTTCGGCGCCAAGGCGCAGATCGCGGCCCTCGAAAAAGGCATCGCGATCGAAGCCGTGATGGTGCCTTTCGACAAGGACGACAACTACCTGCCCAAGCACCCCGAGGTGCTGCGTGTCAATCCGAAGCGGCAGGTGCCTGTGCTGATCGACGGCGAGGTGGAGGTCTTCGATTCCACGCAAATCTTCGAGTACCTCGAGGACAAGGTGCCCGAGCCGCCGCTGTGGCCGCGTGATGTTGCCGCCCGCGCCGGGGCCCGCCAGCTAGAGCACCTGTCCGACGAGGTGTTCTTCCCGCACGTGATCAAGCTGATGGGCTTGCAGCACGACATGGGCAGCGAAGCTGCCATCACGGCCTGCGCCGCCTGCGCCCGCTTCTACGAGCAGATGGAGCAGCACCTCACTCAAGCCGACTATTTGGCCGGGCCCTATTCTTTCGCCGACATCGCCTTCTACATGGCGCAGGTCTTCGCCGACCGCAAGGGCGCCGGCATGACCGATGCCACGCCGCGCCTGCTGGCCTGGCGCGAGCGCGTGGGCGCGCGACCGGCAGTGCGGGCCGTGGTCGGGCCGATGATGCGCTTCCTCGCGTCGGAGGGACGGCCTGTGCCAGCGGCGCTCCAGTCGCACCTCGGGCCCGTCAACGCGTGA
- a CDS encoding phospholipase D-like domain-containing protein: protein MNRIDDWLDWLPSPSQHLLVVTFALLVYVLTTRGRREHRAPATAIAWVMGLALLPYLILPTYLLFGQRKLRPSGSPRPSRSMPAGHWAADLIESFGLASPGPSPVRFHADGGAARDALWEVIEGAHTRIDVCTFIIGDDALGHEAINRLSRRAREGIKVRVLLDGFGALSLPRHHFDTLRDAGAEIAVFRPIFGLRRTGPRNLRNHRKLTIADDGWLWSGGRNLAGEYFLGNHEQPQPWRDLSFDLRGSVAAAAARQFDHDWGSVRGRKPRAITAEEPPAGELAQFLPSGPDQTEDTAHALLIDACFRAEHRLLAITPYFVPGDGLRDALRLAARRGVQVTIAMPARSNHPLADFVRARAMRDLARAGVSFRMLPFMAHAKAVVVDEQLALCGSINLDMRSLLLNHEAAVVFYGAEQIDWLAQWIETTASAGETYRARRPGLVRDVAEGLLLTIAFQL from the coding sequence GTGAACCGAATCGACGACTGGCTGGACTGGCTGCCCTCGCCGTCGCAGCACCTGCTGGTCGTCACCTTTGCGCTGCTGGTCTATGTGCTGACCACGCGCGGGCGACGCGAGCATCGCGCGCCCGCCACTGCGATCGCCTGGGTCATGGGCCTGGCACTGCTGCCCTACCTCATCCTGCCCACCTACCTGCTGTTCGGGCAGCGCAAGCTGCGGCCATCGGGTTCGCCCCGGCCCTCTCGCTCGATGCCCGCCGGCCATTGGGCAGCCGACCTGATCGAGAGCTTCGGTCTCGCGTCGCCGGGACCCAGCCCCGTCCGCTTCCACGCCGACGGCGGCGCTGCACGCGACGCGTTGTGGGAGGTGATCGAGGGTGCGCACACGCGCATCGACGTGTGCACTTTCATCATCGGCGACGATGCGCTCGGCCACGAGGCCATCAACCGGCTGTCGCGGCGTGCGCGCGAGGGCATCAAGGTGCGCGTGCTGCTCGACGGCTTCGGCGCCCTGTCGCTGCCGCGCCATCACTTCGACACGCTGCGCGACGCCGGCGCGGAAATCGCCGTGTTCCGCCCCATCTTCGGCCTGCGCCGCACGGGCCCGCGCAACCTGCGCAACCACCGCAAGCTCACCATCGCCGACGACGGCTGGCTCTGGTCGGGCGGGCGCAACCTCGCCGGCGAATACTTCCTCGGCAACCACGAGCAGCCGCAGCCCTGGCGCGACCTTTCCTTCGACCTCCGAGGCAGCGTGGCGGCGGCGGCGGCGCGGCAGTTCGACCACGACTGGGGTTCGGTGCGCGGGCGCAAGCCGCGCGCCATCACGGCCGAGGAGCCGCCGGCGGGCGAGCTCGCCCAGTTCCTTCCCAGCGGACCCGACCAGACCGAGGACACGGCGCACGCCCTGCTGATCGACGCCTGCTTCCGCGCAGAGCACCGGCTGCTCGCGATCACGCCCTACTTCGTGCCCGGCGACGGGCTGCGCGACGCGCTGCGGCTGGCAGCGCGGCGTGGTGTGCAGGTCACGATCGCGATGCCGGCGCGATCCAACCACCCGCTGGCAGATTTCGTGCGCGCCAGGGCCATGCGCGACCTCGCGCGCGCCGGCGTCAGCTTTCGCATGCTGCCCTTCATGGCGCACGCCAAGGCTGTCGTGGTGGACGAGCAGCTGGCACTGTGCGGCTCGATCAACCTCGACATGCGCAGCCTGCTGCTGAACCACGAGGCGGCCGTGGTGTTTTACGGCGCCGAGCAGATCGACTGGCTCGCGCAGTGGATCGAAACCACCGCCTCGGCCGGCGAGACCTACCGTGCACGCCGGCCCGGCCTGGTGCGAGACGTGGCGGAAGGCCTGCTGCTGACGATCGCGTTCCAGCTCTAG
- a CDS encoding ROK family protein: protein MAPKNKAHKARPKKNNDNGSSNGSNPYAPPPPSADIHGAKELPAVLVEGYSLQLRGEQGFLGDQASQTAFRELLERWRRRVRKKGKPDPLGQQHSRDLAKGTLDAALRAGKATEATDVVHAAIEEFAESLAEVIDSFLRQPSWQGVERIVVGGGFPESDVGERAVLQAAAILQEMKVQVELARICHEPDDAGLLGWVHLTPPELLEHFDAILALDIGGTNVRCGIVKTRRKRAADLSRAKVLRREKWRHADDGPNRRELVARLAEMLEAQVRYCEKKGIRLAPFVGIGCPGLIRKDGSIARGAQNMPGDWTSEHFHLPTELAKKIPTIRGIPTMVLMHNDAVVQGLSELPFMRDLKRWAVLTIGTGMGNASYTNLEPPKKA, encoded by the coding sequence ATGGCCCCCAAGAACAAGGCGCACAAGGCGCGACCGAAGAAGAACAACGACAACGGCAGCAGCAACGGCAGCAACCCGTACGCACCGCCGCCGCCATCGGCCGACATCCATGGAGCCAAGGAGTTGCCGGCGGTGCTGGTCGAAGGCTACAGCCTGCAGTTGCGGGGCGAGCAAGGCTTCCTGGGCGATCAGGCAAGCCAGACCGCATTCCGCGAATTGCTGGAGCGCTGGCGCCGCCGCGTTCGCAAGAAGGGCAAGCCCGACCCGCTCGGCCAGCAGCACTCGAGGGACCTGGCCAAAGGCACGCTCGACGCCGCGTTGAGGGCCGGCAAGGCCACGGAAGCGACCGACGTGGTGCATGCGGCCATCGAGGAGTTCGCCGAGTCGCTTGCTGAAGTCATCGACAGCTTCCTGCGCCAACCCTCATGGCAGGGTGTCGAGCGCATTGTGGTCGGCGGCGGATTTCCGGAAAGCGACGTGGGCGAGCGGGCAGTGCTGCAAGCGGCCGCGATCCTCCAGGAGATGAAGGTGCAGGTGGAGCTGGCGCGCATCTGCCACGAGCCCGACGATGCAGGGCTGCTCGGCTGGGTGCACCTGACCCCGCCCGAGCTGCTGGAGCACTTTGACGCCATCCTCGCGCTGGACATCGGCGGCACCAATGTGCGCTGCGGCATCGTGAAGACGCGGCGCAAGCGCGCAGCCGACCTGTCCAGGGCAAAGGTGCTTCGGCGCGAGAAGTGGCGCCATGCAGACGATGGCCCGAATCGCCGCGAACTGGTGGCGCGATTGGCCGAAATGCTCGAGGCGCAGGTCCGCTACTGCGAGAAGAAGGGCATCCGCCTCGCGCCCTTCGTCGGCATCGGCTGCCCCGGCCTGATCCGCAAGGACGGCTCGATCGCGCGCGGCGCGCAGAACATGCCCGGCGACTGGACCAGCGAGCACTTTCACCTGCCCACCGAACTGGCCAAGAAGATCCCGACCATCCGCGGCATCCCGACCATGGTGCTGATGCACAACGATGCGGTGGTGCAGGGACTCAGCGAGCTGCCCTTCATGCGCGACCTGAAGCGCTGGGCGGTGCTGACCATCGGCACGGGCATGGGCAACGCGAGCTACACCAACCTGGAGCCTCCGAAGAAAGCCTAG
- a CDS encoding alpha/beta fold hydrolase — protein MLINYVRRGQGKSLLLVHGLGSNWRSWQGIIEPLAERRSVTAIDLPGFGKSPPLDGEVSMQTMADALAQFLWEHELIGTDAAGSSVGGRLLLELARRGGVLGSVVSLGPGGFWLGWERFLFAASAWLSHGLARSLQSAMPSLIAHDWSRSLLMAQFSVAPAALSSSMVLEEMRSYASARSYGAVLRALLREPAQQGADAGSLTSPLVIGWGRLDRICLPRQAARAMQLYPGARLHWFERCGHFPHWDAPEETTRLILEATAD, from the coding sequence GTGCTCATCAATTACGTCCGGCGAGGTCAAGGCAAGTCGCTCCTGCTCGTCCATGGACTGGGCAGCAATTGGCGTTCATGGCAGGGCATCATCGAACCGCTCGCCGAGCGGCGCAGCGTGACCGCGATCGACCTGCCCGGGTTCGGCAAGAGTCCACCGCTCGACGGCGAGGTCTCGATGCAGACGATGGCCGATGCGCTCGCGCAGTTTCTTTGGGAGCACGAGCTGATCGGCACCGATGCCGCCGGGAGCTCGGTCGGGGGGCGATTGCTGCTCGAGCTGGCGAGGCGCGGCGGCGTGCTGGGCTCGGTGGTATCGCTCGGACCGGGCGGCTTCTGGCTCGGCTGGGAGCGCTTCCTCTTCGCCGCGTCGGCGTGGCTCTCGCACGGGCTGGCGCGCAGCCTCCAATCTGCCATGCCCAGCCTCATCGCACACGACTGGTCGCGCAGCCTGCTGATGGCGCAGTTCTCGGTGGCGCCGGCCGCGCTGTCCTCTTCCATGGTGCTGGAGGAAATGCGCAGCTACGCATCCGCGCGTTCCTACGGCGCCGTGTTGCGTGCGCTCCTGCGCGAGCCGGCGCAGCAGGGCGCGGATGCGGGCAGCTTGACCAGCCCACTGGTGATCGGCTGGGGGCGGCTCGACCGGATCTGCCTTCCGCGGCAGGCGGCGCGGGCGATGCAGCTGTATCCCGGGGCGCGTCTGCACTGGTTCGAGCGCTGCGGCCATTTCCCGCACTGGGACGCCCCCGAGGAGACCACGCGCCTGATCCTCGAAGCCACGGCCGACTGA